The Thermodesulfobacteriota bacterium genome includes the window TTCGGGATCGACCCCGAACTCCTCTTCAAAATGGTCGAAGGTCTTCATCGATTCGAGGGAGAAGAGGATGTTGATCTCGGTGGAAAATTGGGTTCGGATTCCCCCTACGCATCGGCTGGTGGATCCCCCTCCCAATTGCCCCTTTTCGAGGAGGAGGATCCTTCCGGGCCTCCTCTGGCTCAAATAATAGGCGATGCTCACCCCGATAATGCCACCTCCAATGATGACCACCTCTGCGACCTGTTTCAATGGCGTCCCTCACTTTAAACTCGAATGGAGATAGTGGATGAGGGTAAGGATATCGAAGATGGGCCGGTCGAAGATCTTCCTCAGAGCCCTCCGGTAGAGGGCCATATTCGTACACTCGAGGACAAGGGCGGAGAGGTCGGGATGATCCCTGAGCATCTCCTCCAGTTTGGCCACGATCTCCCCCTCCACCTTTCCAAAGTCAGCCCGAGGGCGGTTCCTCACATACGTTTCGTAAAACTCCCCCTCGGGGTCCATCCCGCCAATGACCACCGGCGTCCCTTCGGCACCGACGCTTTGGAGATGATCGATCCCCAGGGCTTGAGGGTCGGCCGTGAGCACCCCGATCCTTCCCCTTCGGCCCACCAATTCATAAGCCCAAGGAATCTGAACCAGGCTAGAGGTGAAGACCGGAATCGGGACCGCGGTGGACAGCTCTCTCTGGAAGAGGGCGAGAAATCCACAGCTGGTGGTGATGGCCTTGGCTCCCCTTTCTACCAGTCGCCGGGCGGCCTCGATAAATGGCGGCAAAAGGGAAGAGTCCCTCCCTTGAACCACCCGTGAAGGAATGGCCCCTTTGACGACCTCATAGAGGACAGGAAAGGGAAAGGTCCCGGGATTGCCGACATCTCCAATCGGTCTTGGAAAGAGCGTGTCCAGAAGGATGATGCCGAGCGACGGTCTTCCCGAATCGACCACCTCCGAATTCATCTTCATAACACAAACCTCTCCCTCTTCGACAGGGCTTTCCGGCCCTTTACTTTTTTGCCTCTTTCAATTATATAACACAACCATCAAGAACCATTTCCACCCACAAAGGAGGGGTCCGATGAAAAAGTTTGCATGCTTTTCAGCCCTCTTTCTCCTGCTTTTGCTCCATTCCCAAGCCCACCCTCAGACCTTGACCTGGACGGCCGGTGGAGTCGGTGGAGGGTGGTATGCCATCGCGGGAGGGATCGCCAACCTCGTCAACGAGAAATCCGGGGGGATCACGATCAAGGTCATCCCGGGAGGCGGGACGGTCAATCCAAGGCTGGTCGACAAAGGAGATTGCGAATTGGGATGGGGTCTACCCTTTCTCAACGTGGCCGCTTGGAACGGTGAGGACCCCTATGACAAAAAGCACACCAACCTCCGGGCCCTCGCAGGCGGAATGAGCCTCAACTTCTTCCACTTCTATGTGGCCGCGGAGTCTCCCATCAAGACCATGGACGATGTCTTCAAACAGAAGAAGGCCCTCCGCATGGCCATCTCGCCTGCCGGGACCTCGGACGAATGGGTCTTCCG containing:
- a CDS encoding aspartate/glutamate racemase family protein, whose amino-acid sequence is MKMNSEVVDSGRPSLGIILLDTLFPRPIGDVGNPGTFPFPVLYEVVKGAIPSRVVQGRDSSLLPPFIEAARRLVERGAKAITTSCGFLALFQRELSTAVPIPVFTSSLVQIPWAYELVGRRGRIGVLTADPQALGIDHLQSVGAEGTPVVIGGMDPEGEFYETYVRNRPRADFGKVEGEIVAKLEEMLRDHPDLSALVLECTNMALYRRALRKIFDRPIFDILTLIHYLHSSLK